The following is a genomic window from Xyrauchen texanus isolate HMW12.3.18 chromosome 6, RBS_HiC_50CHRs, whole genome shotgun sequence.
TTTTAATAGCTGAATCCAATGTAACTGGAACTGTTTAAATTAACTGTTAAATGGCATTGTATACCTGAGGATTTTGGAACTTAAGATTTCATTGTTTGTATATTTGACATGAGAGTCCATAAAAGACATTTATGTAAGGTAATGGGTGTATTGGGTAGTTGATTTGTTTCACtcatataatattttatacatttttaaacgtgtagattatttaaataatgttctgtaaagagaaaatgaaaaaggaCACCATTCCAGGGATTCCTAGCATATTATTTGGGAGGTGTCCTTGTCATACTTTGACCCCTTAATCACACAGCTCTATGTAGATAAGCAAGATGTAATACATCACTGAGTAACAAAGACAACATCTTAGGTAAACTCACATGCGCCAAGAGAAGACAGAGCTTTAGTTTATGTGAACGTTTGACATTTAGAATGGGCCAAACGGGATCCAGACACAAACCCGAAGCACGTATCAACCTCCTGGGGCTCGATGGAGCTGGTAAATCAACGCTTCTTTACAAACTCAAATACAATGAAGACTTCCACACTGTTCCAACAATCGGATTCAACGTGGAAATGATTGAGGCCAAGAGGAACAGGGAGAAAATTGCCTTGACCGTGTGGGATGTCGGTGGCCAGGCTAAGATGCGAGCTCACTGGAAGAGCTTTTACCAAGACACAGCTGGAATTGTGTTCGTTTTAGATTCTTCTGATATGAAGCGGCTGGACGAGGCAAAGGGAGTGCTTGAACAGACCTTAAAGAGTGACCACCTCAAGGGACTGCCGGTGGTCGTTCTTGCCAACAAGCAAGATATTGAAGGAGCTGCAACGGTAATAGAGATCACAGAGAAGTTTAATCTGAGAAAGAGCTGCAGTGACCGAGACTGGTTCATTCAGCCTTGTTCTGCATTGACTGGAGCGGGTCTGGTGGACGGCTTCAGAAGAATAGCACACCTGGTAAAAATAACACCAGAGGACCATAACATCAAAGAGACTGTGAAACACATAAGAGCAACATCTGTGATGTTAGTGAAAAAATAGCCAACACATGGCTACATCTTGTCACATCTATGGATTTCTGTTTACTGTCCTGCTATATATAGTTGGATCATGTGGATTGACTTTGGTGTATTAGTGATAGCAGAACCATGCAACAGGCCAGTGTTAACttgatatttataaatataaccaCAATTGTATGTGCTTGTGTACAGTTTCTGTGGTATgcctttacaaaaacaaaaaggaccCAGACAGTGCCATGATCcaaatttgttgtattttttaacaTGGAAACTTAAAAAACAAGCTATAGAAGGTTATGTATATCCTACTAGTTCTCATTGAATTCAGTAtattcatgtaaacaagaacCATGCAAGGAGCTAAAGTTACCTGGAGTCATAATTCATGAATATAAAAATCACAATATAATTTGCACCAATAGAAAGTCATGTACACTATCCAACTAATATATGTGAATTGTGTGAAGTTGACAATGTGTCCATGGATTTCAACATGAAGATATTAGATCAAAGTTTTATATGGGACAGTATAGGCCCTGGAACTGACAGTTAATTCTCAAACACCTTAATTTAATCTGGTTCCAGCAGTGTGATAAACACTTTAGATTGTTTCAAAATCACTCCAGTAACACATACTATGGAAAATATGGTGTTAAGAAATTGAAAATCAAAAGTTCCAAAGTTCAACTggttagtgtggacatggccttagaaGTGCATATGAGCCATGAGGATTTGTCAAAAcctaaaatgaccatttaaacagcTTCACAGCTCCAATAACACATGAGTTACAAGAATTAATGGAAGTGTTGCCACCCTACTTACttttaagtgactcactgtaacctcagaAAACGGAGGAAAGTCAAAGTAAATGTGGCATCAATGTTACGCCACAAATGCAGTCCACTGAGATTAAATTTAACCCAGATTACTACAAGTTGGTTATATTCGTGAATTAAAACGTTAGGCAAGGTACAGTACGGACAATAGAAAGACATGTTACAAAACAATTTTTGAAGgaaaattttattgttttaaatgggAGTGGGACACTTTATTGAAACCCACTCCCCTCTTCAAAATCTAGACCATCAGAAGCGTCAAGGAAGAAGCCCTCATCTAATGGACTGAAGCTTTGGGTCTCTTCAGTGGTTTCAAACTCATCCGACACAGGAGTGATTTCTGTTAAATTGAAGAGCTCAGGCTCCGCAGTAAAGGATGCTGTGGAGACCTTAGCTGGGCGGAGCAGAGATCCGGTTGGTATAGTGGTCATTTTTTGCTGCTTTGGAAGAAAGACCAGAGGACCCAAGGTGGCAATCTTTTGCCAGtctaaaacaaaaaaaggtaacatttacatttctaaCAAAGcagcatttaaattaaattattgaaattgTGCCAACCTTTCTTAGAGTCAGTTCCTCTCTTTGATAGACCGGGGAAAGCAGGTTGCCTAGCCTGAATAAGAGCTTTAATGGGTTGTAATGATTGACCAGGCCTCACATTAAAGAAGTCTGCACGCCCCACATTTGAGGTTGGATTCCTGATGGGAGCGGCCAGTGTTATACGTGAAGACTGGATTGGTTCAGGCTTCACTATGCCTTGTTTGGATGGCTCACAGCTGTCACACACCTGATGATCTCCATCCACAGACTGCCACCTATAGGGTACAGAGATCTTATACAAGGAACCAGTGAGGAATACATCTAAGAATTTCTTCAATTACCTATTATCAATAAAAGAACAAGCTCTATTCTGAGAATTCACAGAATAAGCAGCAGGGATGGCCTTTAGGTAACATGTGATGTACACCTGCAGAACAAGCAAAAGAACCACAAAACATTgcagaacaagaacaaaataaATAGACAAAATGTTAGACACCTAAAAGTTCTGCTCACCAAGTTGCCCGCCACCCGGTGAAACTTAAATGCATCCAATAGCATTTGTAACCTGTTCCCTTGGATCCTCTGCAAGAACTTGGAATGAGAGGACGATTGCATACTGTCTGAAAGACATCTGAAAATGGACCACATGATTAGAGTTCCCTTTCAAAGGCTTGTAAGGGTGAAATTAAGTGTACCCACTAGTAGAGTGGGCAACAAAACcacccaataaaaaaaaatcatactccAATAACACATCACTACTTGATTCTCACTAAAAGTCCCTTTTATTTCAATCTGATATGGAATATGCAGTACTCAAGCAAGGTCTAACAAACTGAATTGAAACTCACCCATGATAGTCTATGAAGGAATATTGGAGATCACTACCATCCACATTAGGAGTTGGAGTAGCCACACACTGGTCGGCAAATAAAAGTAGGGGCAAGTGATTGGCCAAGGTCACGGATGCTTGAAGGTGTATCGCACCCCcaagaaagtagacatttgaGCCCCTCTCATACTGCCAGTCATCTTAAGACAAAATTAACCATTTACAGAACACTTAATGATTAGCACATTTAAACAAAAGGATAAAGAGGAAGACCATTTGTAATGCTGGGACCTCAACTATTAGGAATCAACTTCTGATGTGGCTCTTTTGATTTGCgatcattttaatgaatgttcATGAAAAAGAACTAGTGTCATCAGAATTCGCAATTGCTCCGGTTTCAAAATCATTCATTGGTTTATATTAAAGATTACCCTTAGTAGCAGGGTAGGTTGTAACAACTGCACTTATTGTACTTGACATTAGCTTTGCATCTGAAGACTAAATTGTACATTTCTAAACTACCATAATTTGTAGCAACAAATTTGGAAATATCAGAGGCACAGaaggcagaagaaaaaaaaaaaaatgcagtgtcCCAGAGATTGAAATGAATTACAACCGTAGTAGGGCTATAGGGAACATTTTCACCCCCGACCACATCCTAGTACCGGTCCTGGTTACAACACTCCCAGACACCCCTGCTACTTCGGTCATGCGGATTATGCGTAAATAAAGAAAACTCCAGTACTGTACCACTCATCAGTCGGAGTTGAAATTCCAGAACATCTTCAGCTGTTACAGAGGAAGAAAATGGAATCCAAGTTGGCGCCACTGCTGCACTGTCAGCATTATACCACCTTAAAGAGGATTTCAACACAAAGAAGTTACAGGCTGACCTAACAATCCATTAGAAAAACTGAGGTTGGTCACTTACCTCCGGTATTGGCACTGAACAGGTATGGCTGCACCGTCGCTGTGAAGTACACCATCAGGAGATGGGAAAGGGGTGTACATCAGGACATTTGAATAGACCAGGGAGTCATCGGTTATCTGTAATAAGAAAAACTGTATACTAGACATTTCCCCAAGTATTATTGTTACAGCTCTGAAaagaaaaacatcttaaaccagctttgTGATCTCAGCTGGCCACCAGTCTGGTTTCCTCTAATAATGCTGGTCTGGTttaatggttttagaggggttttggccACTGGTCAAATGGTAAGGCGGAGAGACCAGCTAAGAGCAACTTaagtttattaaagttaaaatgccATCTTACAGATAGTTTGGTTCCACAATCCTTGAAATAA
Proteins encoded in this region:
- the LOC127645426 gene encoding ADP-ribosylation factor-like protein 14 translates to MGQTGSRHKPEARINLLGLDGAGKSTLLYKLKYNEDFHTVPTIGFNVEMIEAKRNREKIALTVWDVGGQAKMRAHWKSFYQDTAGIVFVLDSSDMKRLDEAKGVLEQTLKSDHLKGLPVVVLANKQDIEGAATVIEITEKFNLRKSCSDRDWFIQPCSALTGAGLVDGFRRIAHLVKITPEDHNIKETVKHIRATSVMLVKK
- the zp3b gene encoding zona pellucida sperm-binding protein 3b; the protein is MIKQSPVIINEPVPTRRQKTIAVSCHEEAMEIVIMAELFATGLPVYANELWLGSASMLSKVSGASCHALQSGESQFTIFAYFKDCGTKLSITDDSLVYSNVLMYTPFPSPDGVLHSDGAAIPVQCQYRRWYNADSAAVAPTWIPFSSSVTAEDVLEFQLRLMSDDWQYERGSNVYFLGGAIHLQASVTLANHLPLLLFADQCVATPTPNVDGSDLQYSFIDYHGCLSDSMQSSSHSKFLQRIQGNRLQMLLDAFKFHRVAGNLVYITCYLKAIPAAYSVNSQNRACSFIDNRWQSVDGDHQVCDSCEPSKQGIVKPEPIQSSRITLAAPIRNPTSNVGRADFFNVRPGQSLQPIKALIQARQPAFPGLSKRGTDSKKDWQKIATLGPLVFLPKQQKMTTIPTGSLLRPAKVSTASFTAEPELFNLTEITPVSDEFETTEETQSFSPLDEGFFLDASDGLDFEEGSGFQ